Below is a genomic region from Halobacterium sp. CBA1132.
CGGACCGCGTCCTCGACCGCCGCCTGCACGCCGTCCTCGTCCTCGAAGCGCACCTCCATCTTCCGCGGGTGGACGTTCGCGTCCACGCCCTCCGTCTCCACGAACAGCACCGTGAACGGGTAGCGGTCAGCCGCTAGCTGGCCGCCGTAGGCGTCGAGGACCGCCTCGCGGAGCACTCCGTCCCGCACGGACCGGCCGTTCACGTACGTCGCGAGGTACTCGCGCGTCGAGCGCGTCGTCTCCGGGTCCGAGACGTAGCCGTGAACGCGCTCGACTGGGCCCTCGGGTGTCGCGTCCACTGGGACGAGCGATTGGGCGACCTCGCGGCCGTACACCGACAGCGCCGCGTCCCGCACGTCCCCGGTGCCGGTCGTCGCGAACACCTCGCGGCCGTCGTGCGTTAGCGACACCGCCACGTCGGAGTTCGCCAGCGCGTACCGCGTCACCGCGCGGTTGACGTGCGCGAACTCCGTCGCCGGGCGCTTGAGGTACTTCCGCCGCGCCGGCGTCTCCGCGAACAACTCCGCGACCTCGACGGTCGTTCCGGCCGGCCGACCGGCGGGCCGCAGGTCGCCCACGTCGCCGTGGTCGACCGTGAGTGTCGCGCCCGAGTCGCCCGCGTCCTTCGCGCGCGTCGTCACCGTCATCCGCGAGACGGAGCCGACCGTGTACAGCGCCTCTCCGCGGAACCCGAGCGTCGCCACCGCGTCCAGTTCGCTGGCGTCGCTGAGCTTGCTCGTCGTGTGCTGGCGAACCGCCGCCCGCAAGTCCTCGCGGGTCATCCCGTGGCCGTCGTCCGCGACGACGATTCGGTCGCGGCCGCCGCCCTCGACGGTCACGTCGATGCTCGCGGCGCCCGCGTCGAGGCTGTTCTCCACGAGCTCCTTGACCACGCTCGCGGGCCGCTCGACGACCTCGCCCGCCGCAATCTGGGCCACGGTCGCGTCGTCCAGCTCCCGGATGCGGTCGCCGTCAGTCATACTCGCCGGCAGGCGGCCCGCGCGTATCAATCCCGCGCTGCTACTCGTCCAGTCGCTCCTGCCACTCCTGCACGCGCGAGAGCAGTTCGACGGGCGGCGTCTCGTTCACGTCCACGTCCCGGAGGTCGTCCAGTACTTCGCGCGCTTCCGGGTCGAGTGCGTCCGCGTCGCCGCCATCCGCCGCGCTCTCGCTCTCCACAGAACCATCGCCCGCCGTGAACTCGCCGGAATCGACGTCGAACACCGCCTGCACGGGTTCGCTCGCAGAACCCCGTGCTTCGACGGCTTTCTCCTCGCGAAGGCGGTCCAGTACCTCTCGCGAGCGGTCCACGACGGGAGCCGGAACCCCGGCCAAATCCGCGACGTGAACGCCGTACGAACGGTCGGTCGCGCCGTCGCGCACCGTCCGCAGGAACGTCACGTCACCGTCGCGTTCCTCCGCGGCGACGTGGACGTTCGCGACATCTGCGAGGTGGTCCGCGAGCGCGGTCAACTCGTGGTAGTGGGTCGCGAACAACGTCTTCGCGCGGACCTCGTTGTGCAGGTACTCGGTGGCCGCCCACGCGATAGAGATGCCGTCGTAGGTCGCGGTGCCCCGGCCCACTTCGTCCAGAATGACGAGCGAGCGCTCGGTCGCGGCGTGGAGGATGCGGCTCAACTCCTGCATCTCCACCATGAACGTCGAGCGCCCCTGCGCGAGTTCGTCCAGTGCGCCCACTCTGGTGTAGATGCCGTCCACGAGCCCGACGCGAGCGCTGTCCGCGGGCACGAAGCTTCCGACCTGCGCGAGCAGGACAATCAGCGCGACCTGCCGCATGTACGTCGACTTCCCGCTCATGTTCGGGCCCGTGACCACGAGGAACCGCCGGCCGTCGCCGAACGCCGCGTCGTTCGGGACGAACTCCGTGGTCTGCTCGACGACCGGGTGGCGCCCGCCCTCGATTTCGAGGTCGTCGCCGTCCACGAGGTCGGGGCGAACCCAGCGGTTCGCGGCGGCGTGCTCGGCGAGGCCCGCGAGCGCGTCCAGTTCCGCGAGCGCGCGGCCCACGCGCTGCAGGGCGCCCGCTCGCTCCCCGACCCACGAGCGCAGGTCGTCGAACAGCGCGTATTCGAGGTCGCCGCGCTCCTCTTCCACGCGCAGAATCCGGCGCTCGCGGTCTTCGAGTTCCTCGGTGGTGTACCGCGTGGAGTTCTTCAGCGACTTCATTTCGCGGTACTCGTCGGGGACGGCGTCGGTCTCGGAGTTCCCGACTTGGATGTAGTAGCCGTCGGTCTTGTTCCGGTCGACCTGCAGATGCGTGATTCCCAGTCGCTCCTTCTCGCGGGAAGAGAGGCCGTCCAGCCACTCCTCGTGCTCGCGCGCTTCCGCCAGCAGGTCGTCGAGTTCGTCGTCGTACCCCTCCCGCAGCAGGCCGCCCTCGCGGAGCGTCTTCGGCGGGTCGTCGGCGAGCGCCGCGTCCAGTTCGGCGCGCACGCCCGCCGCGGTCTCGCGGTCCACGCCGTCCAGTACCTCCGTCACGGGCGATTCCGCGAGGTCCGGGTCGGAGTCGAGCGCGTCGGCTGCCTCCGGGAGCGCGGCCAGCGTCTCCCGGATTCGCAGCAGGTCGGTGGCGTCCGCGCGGCCGCCCGCCGCCCTGCTCGCCAGCCGTTCGAGGTCGTAGACGTCACTCAGTACGTCCCGGAGCGCGTCCCGAGCGAGCGGTGCATCGGCCAGCGCGCCCACCGCCGCCTGTCGGCGTTCCAACTCGGCGCGGTCCCGTAGCGGGCGCGTCAGCCACGCCTGCAGCCGCCGGCCGCCCGCCGCCGAGACCGTGTGGTCGAGCGTCGCGAACAGCGTTCCCTCATTTTCGCCGCCCATCGTCGCCGTCAGTTCGAGGTTGCGCTGGGTCGTCGCGTCCAGTTCGACGTGGTCGTCCGCACGATAGGGCTGGAGGCGCGTCAGCGACGCCAACACGCCCGCGTCCGTCGCCGCCACGTAGTCGATTGCCGCGCCCGCCGCCCGCGCCGCCGGACTGTCGCTGTCGACGCCGAGACTGTCCAGCGCGCCGTCCCCGAACTGCTCGCGGACGCTGTGGGCGGCCTTCCCGGGCGCGAACGCCGACGCCTCGTGCAGCGTCAGCGTCGCGTCAGCGCGCTCGCGGAGTCGCCCGAGGAAGTCGTCGTCGCTGCGGAGGTCGGGACCGGGGAGGACCTCCTCGGGGTCGAACCGGTGGAGTTCCGTCAGCACGTCCGTCTCCGTGTCCGCGTCCGCGACGTGGAACTGGCCCGTCGTCACGTCCACGAACGCCAGCCCCCACGCGTCGTCCCGGACGACCGCTGCGAGGTAGCGGGCGTCCGCGCCGGTCACGTCCACGAACGTCCCCGGCGTGGCGACCCGCGAAATTTCGCGCTCGATGTCGTCGACGCCGTCCTCGATTTGGTCCGCAATGGCGACCCGGTAGCCGCGCTCGACGAGCGTCGCGACGTACGGCGTCAGGTCGTCGACGGGCACGCCCGCCATCGGGTACGACGAGCCGTGCGCGGACTTCTCGGAGACCTGCAGGTCG
It encodes:
- the mutS gene encoding DNA mismatch repair protein MutS produces the protein MGIVDEFLDLKSGTDADLLAMQVGDFYEFFAEDARTVADVLDLQVSEKSAHGSSYPMAGVPVDDLTPYVATLVERGYRVAIADQIEDGVDDIEREISRVATPGTFVDVTGADARYLAAVVRDDAWGLAFVDVTTGQFHVADADTETDVLTELHRFDPEEVLPGPDLRSDDDFLGRLRERADATLTLHEASAFAPGKAAHSVREQFGDGALDSLGVDSDSPAARAAGAAIDYVAATDAGVLASLTRLQPYRADDHVELDATTQRNLELTATMGGENEGTLFATLDHTVSAAGGRRLQAWLTRPLRDRAELERRQAAVGALADAPLARDALRDVLSDVYDLERLASRAAGGRADATDLLRIRETLAALPEAADALDSDPDLAESPVTEVLDGVDRETAAGVRAELDAALADDPPKTLREGGLLREGYDDELDDLLAEAREHEEWLDGLSSREKERLGITHLQVDRNKTDGYYIQVGNSETDAVPDEYREMKSLKNSTRYTTEELEDRERRILRVEEERGDLEYALFDDLRSWVGERAGALQRVGRALAELDALAGLAEHAAANRWVRPDLVDGDDLEIEGGRHPVVEQTTEFVPNDAAFGDGRRFLVVTGPNMSGKSTYMRQVALIVLLAQVGSFVPADSARVGLVDGIYTRVGALDELAQGRSTFMVEMQELSRILHAATERSLVILDEVGRGTATYDGISIAWAATEYLHNEVRAKTLFATHYHELTALADHLADVANVHVAAEERDGDVTFLRTVRDGATDRSYGVHVADLAGVPAPVVDRSREVLDRLREEKAVEARGSASEPVQAVFDVDSGEFTAGDGSVESESAADGGDADALDPEAREVLDDLRDVDVNETPPVELLSRVQEWQERLDE